A portion of the Cryptomeria japonica chromosome 5, Sugi_1.0, whole genome shotgun sequence genome contains these proteins:
- the LOC131072741 gene encoding uncharacterized protein LOC131072741, whose product MASRAAAVLGLIALTAMLMGQATEAVDFAFSNNAQGTTGGNRFDQEIGQSGALEIMDSSTKFIWDTFHQQSAADRKNVDKVTLIVESMDGVAYTSGDQIHLSADYVGNYGGDVKAEIRGVLYHEMTHVWQWDGKGNAPSGLIEGIADYVRLTAGLAPSHWVKPGSGDKWDQGYDVTAYFLQYCESISSGFVANMNTKLASGWDVGFFNDITGKSVDQLWSDYKAKYASSG is encoded by the coding sequence ATGGCCAGTCGCGCTGCTGCAGTGCTGGGGTTGATAGCCCTGACGGCGATGTTAATGGGCCAAGCTACTGAAGCTGTCGATTTCGCATTCTCTAATAATGCCCAGGGAACCACCGGTGGCAACAGATTCGATCAAGAGATTGGCCAGAGCGGAGCCCTTGAAATTATGGACTCCTCCACCAAATTCATCTGGGACACCTTTCACCAGCAATCGGCTGCAGATAGGAAGAATGTGGACAAGGTTACTCTCATCGTGGAGAGCATGGACGGCGTTGCCTATACGAGTGGAGACCAGATTCACCTGAGTGCAGATTATGTGGGCAACTACGGAGGGGACGTGAAGGCAGAAATTAGGGGAGTTTTGTACCACGAAATGACGCACGTGTGGCAGTGGGACGGCAAAGGCAATGCTCCCAGTGGTCTCATTGAGGGCATTGCAGACTATGTGCGCCTCACTGCCGGGTTAGCTCCTTCTCACTGGGTTAAGCCCGGCAGTGGAGACAAATGGGACCAGGGTTATGATGTTACTGCCTATTTCTTGCAGTATTGTGAAAGTATTAGCTCTGGATTTGTTGCCAACATGAACACCAAATTGGCTTCTGGATGGGACGTGGGATTCTTTAATGACATCACTGGCAAATCCGTTGATCAGCTTTGGAGCGACTACAAGGCCAAGTATGCTTCTTCTGGTTAA